In the Ilumatobacteraceae bacterium genome, one interval contains:
- a CDS encoding ABC transporter ATP-binding protein — MSEPMGRFTAANAIGRGLEEAPVLRQGLGLTWLIAALGAGGRVVVPIVVQQAVDRGIIDQEQGVDIRFVVWCALIGVVAQFAAAWCQRTAIVRLGTRSEHALNDLRGRLVSHIHRISLADHNEERRGSLVARVTSDIETLAEFFRWGGLSLLINSTLMVIVAGVMLAYNWLLALIVIGLAVPLFAVLQIVQRHLRDAYDRVRERNSDMLAALSELVTGAETIRAYDAGSLFRKRTKAAVRARRRAQVRANVISALMGSTGDLFSAVTIATVVAIGVWVGPAGGLTAGALIGFVFLAYRFLEPIWEFTEVLNQMQNAVAGLRRVLTVLDIPAGPPPPTTPRALPPGGLDVDIDDVTFSYRSRADRNLDDDVVLERISVHIPSGQQVAMIGATGSGKTTLGRLIARMADPVIGEIRLGGVPLTLVDDAELRHRLVVVAQEPFLFDDTLLANVRFARPDAERVDVERIVDDLDVRDWIDGLPDGLDTRVGERGESLSAGERQLVALLRAGIADPDVLLLDEATSSVDALTEVRTSHALEKLAAGRTTIAIAHRLSTAARADRVLVLEAGRLVEDGHHDQLLEAGGTYARLFESWLSATSTS, encoded by the coding sequence ATGAGCGAGCCGATGGGCCGGTTCACCGCGGCGAACGCGATCGGGCGTGGTCTCGAGGAGGCACCCGTCCTCCGCCAGGGGCTCGGTCTCACCTGGTTGATCGCCGCGCTCGGCGCCGGCGGTCGCGTCGTGGTGCCGATCGTCGTGCAGCAGGCCGTCGACCGCGGGATCATCGACCAGGAGCAGGGTGTCGACATCCGATTCGTCGTCTGGTGTGCCCTGATCGGTGTCGTCGCGCAGTTCGCGGCGGCGTGGTGTCAGCGAACGGCGATCGTCCGACTCGGCACGCGCAGCGAGCATGCGCTCAACGATCTCCGCGGACGACTCGTCTCGCACATCCACCGCATCAGCCTGGCCGACCACAACGAGGAGCGCCGTGGCTCGCTCGTGGCTCGCGTCACCAGCGACATCGAGACGCTCGCCGAGTTCTTCCGGTGGGGCGGGCTCTCGCTCCTGATCAACAGCACGCTGATGGTGATCGTCGCGGGCGTCATGCTCGCCTACAACTGGTTGCTCGCGCTGATCGTGATCGGCCTCGCGGTGCCGCTCTTCGCCGTGTTGCAGATCGTGCAGCGACACCTCCGCGATGCGTACGACCGTGTGCGCGAACGCAACAGCGACATGCTGGCGGCGCTCAGCGAACTCGTGACCGGCGCCGAGACGATCCGGGCCTACGACGCCGGCTCCCTCTTCCGGAAGCGGACCAAGGCGGCCGTCCGTGCCCGCCGACGAGCGCAGGTGCGCGCCAATGTGATCAGCGCGCTGATGGGTTCGACCGGCGACCTGTTCAGCGCCGTGACGATCGCGACCGTCGTCGCGATCGGGGTGTGGGTCGGACCGGCGGGCGGACTCACCGCCGGCGCGCTGATCGGATTCGTGTTCCTCGCGTATCGGTTCCTCGAACCGATCTGGGAGTTCACCGAGGTCCTCAACCAGATGCAGAACGCCGTCGCCGGGTTGCGGCGGGTCCTGACCGTGCTCGACATCCCGGCCGGCCCACCGCCGCCGACCACTCCCCGCGCGTTGCCCCCTGGCGGTCTCGACGTCGACATCGACGACGTGACGTTCTCGTACCGCAGTCGTGCCGATCGCAACCTCGACGACGACGTCGTGCTCGAACGCATCTCGGTCCACATCCCGTCGGGCCAGCAGGTCGCCATGATCGGCGCGACCGGCTCGGGCAAGACCACGCTCGGTCGGCTGATCGCTCGGATGGCCGACCCGGTCATCGGCGAGATCCGACTCGGTGGGGTCCCGCTGACCCTGGTCGACGACGCCGAGCTCCGGCATCGACTCGTGGTGGTCGCGCAGGAGCCGTTCCTGTTCGACGACACGCTGCTCGCCAACGTCCGGTTCGCGCGCCCTGATGCCGAGCGTGTCGACGTCGAGCGCATCGTCGACGACCTCGACGTGCGCGACTGGATCGACGGGCTACCCGACGGACTCGACACCCGCGTCGGCGAACGTGGCGAGTCGCTCTCCGCCGGTGAGCGTCAGCTGGTCGCCCTGCTCCGGGCCGGGATCGCCGACCCGGACGTGCTGCTGCTCGACGAGGCCACGTCGTCGGTCGACGCGTTGACGGAGGTGCGTACGTCGCACGCCCTCGAGAAGCTCGCCGCCGGACGGACGACGATCGCGATCGCGCACCGTCTCTCCACCGCGGCCCGCGCCGACCGGGTGCTCGTCCTCGAAGCGGGCCGCCTGGTCGAAGACGGCCACCACGACCAACTCCTCGAAGCCGGCGGCACCTACGCCCGCCTGTTCGAGTCCTGGCTGTCCGCCACCTCCACCTCCTGA
- a CDS encoding ABC transporter ATP-binding protein → MPKPSEERVHLREYAIFVRGLVRLHPKPFAIAVGGALLFAVATVASSIAVQWNIDHVIVPRFDLDDGVDVSTGTVLLGCALIFGVGMVRILGVVVRRSFAGIAQWRMAGSLSDQVVDQLVDQPASWHQRQSDGQLLARAGVDVDTSVSVMAPIPFATGTIVMVVVAGAWLLYTDWIMGLAAVAVFPVLMVLNVIYQNRVTVHFDDAQDAIGEFSGDVHESFEAVQLVKAYGAQERETARLSVMSEKIRDARVLAVRIRGNFEAVLEVLPSLSNIGLVVLGAYRVDAGEVTVGELSGFIYMFTLLVFPLRLIGYALSELPHSYAGYRRIRETADDPLEFDPEGSIGTSTAPAALKLDRVSFRFPGEAQPVIEHATLQVARGTVTAFVGPTGSGKSTLIDLLSGLLAPTEGTVSLREGTRAVVFQEAFLFGGTVRDNIVIDADLDDDAVWEALRLSSADQFVRDLPAGLDTLVGERGVTLSGGQRQRVALARALARRPDLLFLDDTTSALDPSTELTVLNNLRGSLADATVVMVASRPSTVSLADDVVYIAAGRIAAHGTHDELMETVPDYRALVEAFEADRAAPAGGAT, encoded by the coding sequence GTGCCGAAACCATCCGAGGAACGAGTGCATCTGCGCGAGTACGCGATCTTCGTCCGCGGGCTGGTTCGACTGCACCCGAAGCCCTTCGCGATCGCGGTCGGCGGTGCGCTGCTCTTCGCGGTCGCCACGGTCGCATCGAGCATCGCGGTGCAGTGGAACATCGACCACGTGATCGTGCCGCGTTTCGACCTCGACGACGGCGTCGACGTCTCGACCGGCACCGTGCTGCTCGGTTGCGCCTTGATCTTCGGCGTCGGGATGGTTCGCATCCTCGGCGTCGTCGTGCGGCGCTCGTTCGCCGGGATCGCACAGTGGCGGATGGCCGGTTCGCTCAGCGACCAGGTCGTCGACCAACTGGTCGACCAGCCGGCCAGCTGGCACCAGCGGCAATCCGACGGTCAGCTGCTCGCCCGTGCCGGCGTCGACGTCGACACCAGCGTCAGCGTGATGGCGCCGATCCCGTTCGCGACCGGCACGATCGTCATGGTCGTCGTGGCCGGGGCATGGTTGCTCTACACCGACTGGATCATGGGTCTGGCGGCCGTCGCGGTGTTCCCGGTGCTGATGGTCCTCAACGTGATCTACCAGAACCGGGTCACGGTCCACTTCGACGACGCCCAGGACGCGATCGGCGAATTCTCCGGCGACGTGCACGAGAGCTTCGAAGCGGTGCAGCTGGTCAAGGCGTACGGCGCACAGGAGCGCGAGACCGCACGGCTCTCGGTCATGTCCGAGAAGATCCGCGACGCACGCGTCCTCGCCGTCAGGATCCGCGGCAACTTCGAAGCCGTGCTCGAAGTGCTCCCGTCGCTCTCGAACATCGGGCTCGTGGTCCTCGGCGCCTACCGGGTCGACGCCGGCGAGGTCACCGTCGGCGAGTTGTCGGGGTTCATCTACATGTTCACCCTGCTCGTGTTCCCGCTGCGGCTGATCGGCTACGCCCTGTCGGAACTCCCCCACTCGTACGCCGGGTATCGCCGGATCCGGGAGACGGCCGACGACCCGCTCGAGTTCGACCCCGAAGGTTCGATCGGCACGTCGACGGCTCCGGCCGCGCTCAAGCTCGATCGGGTCAGCTTCCGGTTCCCCGGCGAGGCGCAGCCGGTGATCGAACACGCCACCCTCCAGGTCGCGCGCGGCACGGTGACGGCATTCGTCGGCCCCACCGGCTCCGGCAAGTCGACACTGATCGACCTCCTGTCGGGACTCCTCGCCCCCACCGAAGGCACGGTCTCGCTGCGCGAGGGGACGCGTGCCGTCGTGTTCCAGGAGGCATTCCTGTTCGGCGGGACCGTGCGAGACAACATCGTGATCGACGCCGACCTCGACGACGACGCCGTGTGGGAGGCGCTCCGGCTGTCGTCGGCCGACCAGTTCGTGCGCGACCTTCCCGCGGGCCTCGACACCCTCGTCGGCGAGCGCGGCGTGACCCTCAGCGGCGGCCAGCGGCAACGGGTCGCGCTGGCGCGAGCCCTCGCCCGACGCCCCGACCTGCTGTTCCTCGACGACACGACCTCGGCCCTCGACCCGTCGACCGAACTCACGGTGCTCAACAACCTCCGCGGCTCCCTGGCGGACGCCACCGTCGTCATGGTCGCCTCGCGGCCGTCGACCGTCTCGCTGGCGGACGACGTGGTCTACATCGCGGCCGGGCGCATCGCCGCCCACGGGACACACGACGAACTGATGGAGACCGTGCCCGACTACCGGGCACTCGTCGAAGCGTTCGAGGCCGACCGCGCGGCACCGGCGGGAGGTGCGACATGA
- a CDS encoding AAA family ATPase, with translation MAIPGSGIGRRLRRAGTTAFREAERRVDERRHAIPTGRSGPPRPLTEIQAELDSLVGLESVKEQVRTLMAFLQIQRERQRRGLSEVPTSQHLVFLGNPGTGKTTMARLVAEMYGSIGLLERGHLVEVDRANLVGQYVGHTAFKTNRAIRRALDGVLFIDEAYALAPPGPKSLDFGSEAVETLIKRMEDHRDRLVVIVAGYPKLMHQFLDSNPGLRSRFAREIEFPDYSSDELVAITRSMVDAADYRLGDGAVEALLGVYDRAHRAPGFGNGRYARNLFEQALNRQALRLSEGDVSALREDELTTLGADDFEAAARLLSAGAGAG, from the coding sequence ATGGCGATACCCGGCAGCGGAATCGGCCGTCGTTTGCGACGGGCCGGCACCACGGCGTTCCGTGAGGCGGAGCGCCGTGTCGACGAGCGGCGCCATGCGATTCCCACCGGTCGATCGGGCCCGCCGCGACCGCTGACGGAGATCCAGGCCGAACTCGATTCGCTCGTCGGACTCGAGTCGGTGAAGGAGCAGGTGCGCACGCTGATGGCGTTCCTGCAGATCCAACGCGAGCGCCAACGCCGTGGTCTCAGCGAGGTCCCGACCAGCCAGCACCTGGTGTTCCTCGGCAACCCGGGCACCGGCAAGACGACGATGGCACGGCTCGTCGCCGAGATGTACGGCTCGATCGGATTGCTCGAACGGGGCCATCTCGTCGAGGTCGACCGCGCCAACCTGGTCGGTCAGTACGTGGGTCACACGGCGTTCAAGACCAACCGTGCGATCCGCCGGGCGCTCGACGGCGTGTTGTTCATCGACGAGGCGTACGCCCTCGCACCACCCGGCCCGAAGAGCCTCGACTTCGGTTCGGAGGCGGTCGAGACGCTGATCAAACGGATGGAGGACCATCGCGACCGCCTCGTCGTCATCGTGGCCGGCTACCCGAAGCTGATGCATCAGTTCCTCGACTCGAACCCGGGGCTGCGATCACGGTTCGCTCGCGAGATCGAGTTCCCGGACTATTCCAGCGATGAACTCGTGGCGATCACCCGCTCGATGGTGGACGCGGCCGACTATCGGCTGGGCGACGGCGCCGTCGAAGCGCTGCTCGGGGTGTACGACAGGGCGCACCGGGCCCCTGGCTTCGGCAACGGCCGCTACGCCAGGAACCTCTTCGAACAGGCACTCAACCGTCAGGCGCTCCGTCTCTCGGAAGGCGACGTGAGTGCGTTGCGCGAGGACGAACTGACGACCCTCGGCGCCGACGACTTCGAGGCGGCGGCACGACTGCTCTCGGCCGGCGCCGGCGCCGGTTGA
- the rpsF gene encoding 30S ribosomal protein S6: MMRAYELMVIIDGDVDDPKAQSFTKMVVDEIEKAGGSIHGKPNWWGKRPFAYPINKKEAGYYLVVECLADGGALDELERQLRLADEIVRHKLIRLPDAEAERRGMAVSA, encoded by the coding sequence ATGATGCGTGCTTATGAATTGATGGTCATCATCGACGGCGACGTCGATGACCCCAAGGCCCAGTCGTTCACCAAGATGGTGGTCGACGAGATCGAGAAGGCCGGGGGTTCGATCCACGGCAAGCCCAATTGGTGGGGCAAGCGCCCGTTCGCTTACCCGATCAACAAGAAGGAAGCCGGCTACTACCTCGTGGTCGAGTGCCTCGCCGACGGTGGCGCACTCGATGAGCTCGAGCGTCAGCTCCGCCTCGCAGACGAGATCGTCCGCCACAAGCTCATCCGACTGCCCGACGCCGAGGCCGAGCGCCGCGGCATGGCGGTCTCGGCCTGA
- the ssb gene encoding single-stranded DNA-binding protein yields the protein MANDNYVQIIGNLTRDPELRYTTGGVAVCSFGIAWTPRRRNANGEWEDGETSFFNCSAWRDLGENIAASVAKGNRVVVTGSVRSRDWEDRDGNKRTSIEIDVDECSPSLRWAQATIERTERSGGGGGGGYSGGGGNTNAPANRAPDPVYGDEEPF from the coding sequence ATGGCAAACGACAACTACGTTCAGATCATCGGCAATCTCACCCGAGACCCGGAGCTGCGTTACACCACCGGTGGCGTCGCCGTCTGTTCGTTCGGGATCGCGTGGACGCCTCGCCGTCGCAACGCGAACGGCGAATGGGAAGACGGCGAGACGTCGTTCTTCAACTGTTCGGCGTGGCGTGATCTCGGCGAGAACATCGCGGCGTCGGTCGCGAAGGGCAACCGCGTCGTGGTCACCGGATCGGTCCGTTCTCGCGACTGGGAAGACCGTGACGGCAACAAGCGCACGTCCATCGAGATCGATGTCGACGAGTGCTCGCCGAGCCTGCGTTGGGCGCAAGCCACCATCGAGCGGACCGAACGGTCCGGCGGTGGCGGTGGCGGTGGCTACTCCGGTGGCGGCGGCAACACCAATGCCCCGGCCAACCGTGCCCCCGATCCTGTTTACGGCGACGAAGAGCCGTTCTGA
- the rpsR gene encoding 30S ribosomal protein S18: MAKKPQRGRGKPENPRKYKKKTSPLLIEKVEYVDYKDVDLLSRFMSDRAKIRNMRVSGNNRQQQLEIANAIKIAREMALLPYARRVASTGRPGRGGRDRDGGRDGGRPSRDESRDSQSDSSNESTEATAEADTSVSDGAAAESTTDESEA; the protein is encoded by the coding sequence ATGGCGAAGAAGCCACAACGAGGCCGCGGGAAGCCTGAAAATCCCCGCAAATACAAGAAGAAGACCAGCCCGCTCCTGATCGAGAAGGTCGAGTACGTCGATTACAAAGACGTCGACCTCCTCAGCCGTTTCATGAGCGACCGGGCCAAGATCCGCAACATGCGGGTCAGCGGCAACAACCGTCAGCAGCAGCTCGAGATCGCGAACGCGATCAAGATCGCTCGCGAGATGGCACTGCTGCCGTACGCCCGTCGAGTTGCCTCGACCGGCCGTCCGGGCCGTGGCGGCCGCGATCGTGACGGAGGCCGCGACGGCGGTCGCCCGTCGCGCGACGAGAGCCGTGACAGCCAGTCCGACAGCAGCAACGAGTCGACCGAGGCAACCGCCGAGGCCGACACGAGCGTGTCCGACGGCGCCGCAGCCGAGTCGACGACCGACGAGAGCGAGGCCTGA
- the rplI gene encoding 50S ribosomal protein L9 — protein sequence MQVILRNDVDGLGKRGDLVDVADGHARNFLFPKGHAMKATDGAVTQAARMRRARDLKDASDREAATTVASTLVPKVIQVSAKAGAEGKLFGSITNADIVAAIEEQTGIVLDRKVLSHDEQIKTLGQHTVTAALHSAVSFPVTIEVVAED from the coding sequence ATGCAGGTGATTCTCCGCAACGACGTCGACGGTCTCGGCAAGCGCGGCGACCTCGTCGACGTCGCCGATGGCCACGCGCGCAACTTCCTGTTCCCGAAGGGTCACGCCATGAAGGCGACCGACGGCGCAGTGACCCAGGCCGCGCGGATGCGTCGGGCTCGCGATCTCAAGGACGCGAGCGACCGCGAGGCAGCCACCACGGTGGCGTCGACGCTGGTGCCGAAGGTCATCCAGGTGTCGGCCAAGGCCGGCGCCGAGGGCAAGCTGTTCGGTTCGATCACCAACGCCGACATCGTGGCGGCGATCGAGGAACAGACCGGCATCGTGCTCGACCGCAAGGTCCTGTCACACGACGAGCAGATCAAGACGCTCGGTCAGCACACCGTGACGGCAGCGCTGCACAGCGCCGTGTCGTTCCCGGTGACGATCGAGGTCGTCGCCGAGGACTGA
- a CDS encoding thioesterase family protein translates to MFDLEQHGPDTFVGAGPKYPWGGLYGGQIVAQALRAATYSVDAEFLPHSIRAYFIRPGDHAEPIRYEVDRIRNGRSFTTRRVVARQAIGAILNAECSFQRAEGSAAIQTVDAPSAPSFDVVADTSFTDRFHRHTVDVDADASAERTGSGRTTAWMKVRDEIPRGEAPGSLFDQCWLAYLSDDLATDAVRRAYLHHVEGAVGEDLTGVSLDHTVWFHRPLRADDWHLHDVTCHHFAGGRGLVVGHVFDSSGRHAMTYAQEVLVRVRRPD, encoded by the coding sequence ATGTTCGATCTGGAGCAGCACGGGCCCGACACCTTCGTCGGAGCCGGCCCGAAATATCCCTGGGGAGGCCTCTATGGCGGCCAGATCGTCGCACAGGCACTTCGCGCAGCGACCTACTCGGTCGACGCCGAATTTCTTCCCCATTCGATCCGCGCGTACTTCATCCGCCCTGGCGATCATGCCGAACCGATCAGGTACGAGGTCGACCGGATCAGGAACGGACGGAGTTTCACCACCCGCCGAGTCGTCGCACGCCAGGCGATCGGCGCGATCCTCAACGCCGAGTGCTCCTTTCAGCGAGCCGAGGGGTCCGCAGCCATCCAGACCGTCGACGCCCCGTCGGCCCCGTCGTTCGACGTGGTCGCCGACACGTCGTTCACCGACAGGTTCCACCGTCACACGGTCGACGTCGACGCCGACGCATCGGCCGAGCGCACCGGGTCGGGTCGCACGACCGCATGGATGAAGGTGCGCGACGAGATCCCGCGAGGCGAGGCTCCCGGTTCGCTGTTCGACCAGTGCTGGCTCGCCTACCTGTCCGACGACCTGGCGACCGACGCGGTCCGTCGGGCGTACCTGCACCACGTCGAGGGAGCCGTCGGCGAGGATCTGACCGGCGTGAGCCTCGATCACACGGTCTGGTTCCACCGTCCGCTCCGGGCCGACGACTGGCACCTCCACGATGTCACGTGCCATCACTTCGCGGGCGGACGCGGCTTGGTGGTCGGCCACGTGTTCGACTCGTCGGGACGGCACGCGATGACCTACGCCCAGGAGGTGCTGGTCCGGGTTCGCCGACCGGACTGA
- a CDS encoding LLM class F420-dependent oxidoreductase, which translates to MQLGDIRIFTEPQQGATYDDLLAVAQRAERCGFGAFFRSDHYLSMGDGDGLPGPTDAWVTLGGIARETSTIRLGTLVTAATFRLPGPLAISVAQVDQMSNGRVELGIGAGWYQQEHEAYGIPFPELGARFDNLEEQTAIIHGLWNTPDGDTFSYDGDVWQVTDSPALPKPVQAGGPPILIGGGGATRTPRLAARYAAEFNMPFVSIDRFTSQCDNVRRACDTEGRDPDSLVYSIALVGCVGENDAEVDRRAAAIGRDASELRENGVAGTPDEAAATMQRWIEAGAERIYLQILDLSDLDHLDLIAERVAPLLG; encoded by the coding sequence ATGCAACTGGGCGACATCCGCATCTTCACCGAACCACAGCAGGGCGCGACCTACGACGATCTGCTCGCCGTGGCACAGCGCGCCGAGCGGTGCGGGTTCGGCGCGTTCTTCCGCAGCGACCACTACCTCAGCATGGGCGACGGTGACGGGCTCCCCGGTCCGACCGACGCCTGGGTCACCCTCGGCGGCATCGCCCGCGAGACGTCGACCATCCGCCTCGGCACGCTGGTCACCGCGGCGACGTTCCGGCTCCCCGGGCCACTCGCTATCTCGGTCGCGCAGGTCGACCAGATGTCGAACGGCCGCGTCGAACTCGGCATCGGCGCCGGTTGGTACCAGCAGGAGCACGAGGCGTACGGCATCCCGTTCCCCGAACTCGGGGCACGATTCGACAACCTCGAAGAACAGACCGCGATCATCCACGGACTCTGGAACACGCCTGACGGCGACACGTTCTCGTACGACGGCGACGTCTGGCAGGTCACCGACTCACCCGCACTGCCCAAACCGGTGCAGGCCGGTGGACCGCCGATCCTGATCGGCGGCGGCGGGGCGACCCGCACGCCGCGCCTCGCCGCTCGGTACGCCGCCGAGTTCAACATGCCGTTCGTGTCGATCGACCGGTTCACCAGCCAGTGCGACAACGTCCGGCGCGCGTGCGACACCGAGGGACGCGATCCCGACAGCCTCGTGTACTCGATCGCGCTGGTCGGCTGTGTCGGCGAGAACGACGCCGAGGTCGATCGGCGGGCCGCCGCCATCGGACGTGACGCGAGCGAGCTGCGCGAGAACGGTGTGGCCGGCACACCCGACGAAGCGGCTGCGACGATGCAACGTTGGATCGAGGCCGGCGCCGAGCGGATCTACCTGCAGATCCTCGACCTGTCCGATCTCGACCATCTCGACCTCATCGCCGAACGGGTGGCCCCGCTGCTCGGCTGA
- the pyrE gene encoding orotate phosphoribosyltransferase, whose product MSELPALSPTLEALRAHVLEHSVKRGEFTLKSGARSSWFLDTKQTACRPDGIVLVADAMLDVIPDDATAIGGLTMGADPVAFGVAAVAATRGRNLRSFSVRKEAKDHGVMGRLAGAIQPGDRVVITEDTTTRGSSLMEAVDVVREFGAVPVLVSLIVDRGDTCAAMCAEAGVAYAPLLTAVDLGFQPGD is encoded by the coding sequence ATGAGTGAGCTCCCCGCCCTGTCACCGACCCTCGAGGCCCTGCGGGCGCACGTGTTGGAGCACTCGGTCAAGCGGGGGGAGTTCACCCTCAAGTCGGGTGCCAGGTCGTCGTGGTTCCTCGACACGAAACAGACGGCGTGTCGGCCCGACGGGATCGTGCTCGTCGCCGACGCGATGCTCGACGTGATCCCCGACGACGCGACGGCGATCGGCGGGCTGACGATGGGTGCCGACCCGGTGGCGTTCGGCGTCGCGGCGGTCGCGGCCACACGTGGCCGCAACCTGCGCAGCTTCAGCGTCCGCAAGGAGGCGAAGGATCACGGGGTCATGGGTCGACTCGCCGGAGCGATCCAGCCGGGCGACCGTGTGGTGATCACCGAGGACACGACCACCCGAGGATCCTCGTTGATGGAGGCGGTCGACGTGGTCCGTGAGTTCGGCGCGGTGCCGGTGCTCGTGTCGCTGATCGTCGACCGTGGCGACACCTGCGCCGCGATGTGCGCCGAGGCGGGCGTCGCCTATGCGCCGCTGTTGACGGCGGTCGACCTCGGCTTCCAGCCGGGGGACTGA
- a CDS encoding prepilin-type N-terminal cleavage/methylation domain-containing protein, with amino-acid sequence MSDRGFTLPELMIAITLMAMLVSVVTMAIITSIRTAPNVTSRADSSIAVQGITTFLPPDVDSTEPGAFDIDPGTPSGCAGTDAGINVVHMTWFEEFYGSITNYVANYRYVPDADGGYIQRVTCSGQFSLSSPSVLTMTAQLSSTLPVVDLYDSNGDGDVDQLKITIETFSGEVVYIDAASKNPAETLPPNVTNPSTTTTSTTTTTIPNAAPVANPTTWTVNASVLSAMTLDATDSDGTIVSSSIGSLPAGWVATTNGTAVDLVAVDAPGTYALTYEVTDNSGATATSTLTVNITAAATTTTTTTSTSTTTTTTTLPPCVVSGISVNPGSVKQKFNSSPSKLADDVDILVNVTGGYCVGLTLQYDTGAPNSQYVQNLGNAAPYDITLYGHPHGTELWATGTHTLEVRDGFDNLLATTTLTVNPK; translated from the coding sequence GTGAGCGACCGCGGCTTCACCCTCCCCGAGTTGATGATCGCGATCACCCTCATGGCGATGCTCGTCTCAGTGGTGACCATGGCGATCATCACGAGCATTCGCACCGCGCCCAACGTCACCAGTCGGGCCGACAGTTCCATCGCCGTGCAGGGCATCACCACCTTCCTGCCGCCCGATGTCGACTCGACCGAGCCGGGCGCGTTCGACATCGATCCCGGCACGCCCTCCGGGTGCGCCGGCACCGACGCCGGCATCAACGTCGTCCACATGACGTGGTTCGAGGAGTTCTACGGGTCGATCACGAACTACGTCGCCAACTACCGCTACGTGCCCGACGCCGACGGTGGCTACATCCAACGCGTGACCTGCTCGGGCCAGTTCTCACTCAGCAGCCCTTCCGTGCTCACCATGACCGCCCAATTGAGCTCGACGCTGCCGGTCGTCGACCTGTACGACAGCAACGGCGACGGCGACGTCGACCAACTGAAGATCACGATCGAGACGTTCTCCGGCGAGGTCGTCTACATCGATGCCGCCTCCAAGAACCCGGCCGAGACGCTGCCCCCGAACGTCACCAACCCGTCGACGACCACGACGTCGACCACGACCACGACGATCCCGAACGCCGCTCCGGTCGCCAATCCGACCACGTGGACCGTCAATGCGAGTGTCCTCAGCGCCATGACGCTCGACGCGACCGACAGCGACGGCACGATCGTGTCGTCCAGCATCGGCTCGCTCCCGGCCGGATGGGTCGCCACGACGAACGGCACCGCCGTCGACCTCGTCGCGGTCGACGCACCGGGCACCTACGCGCTCACCTACGAGGTCACCGACAACAGCGGCGCCACCGCCACCTCAACGCTGACCGTGAACATCACCGCCGCTGCGACGACGACCACCACGACGACCTCGACGTCGACCACCACGACGACGACCACGTTGCCGCCGTGCGTCGTGTCGGGCATCTCGGTCAACCCGGGGTCGGTCAAGCAGAAGTTCAACAGCTCGCCCAGCAAGCTCGCCGACGACGTCGACATCCTCGTCAACGTCACCGGTGGCTACTGCGTCGGGCTCACCCTCCAGTACGACACCGGCGCACCCAACAGCCAGTACGTCCAGAACCTCGGCAACGCCGCTCCGTACGACATCACGCTCTACGGCCACCCGCACGGCACCGAGTTGTGGGCCACCGGCACGCACACGCTCGAAGTCCGCGACGGCTTCGACAACCTCCTCGCGACAACCACATTGACGGTGAACCCCAAATGA